A genomic window from Fusarium oxysporum Fo47 chromosome VIII, complete sequence includes:
- a CDS encoding ClpP/crotonase-like domain-containing protein, with amino-acid sequence MPFPKLPPRVAYIRLSNPTKRNALSIPVLKDLKSQLDSALTLRPTRRMGLLPKFTPNALEELEEALQDPTSKQWKRWGWLVSASEWKKQRVGAPDVLVLRSEGPVFSSGHDLKELSKMSRDDVKTLFNLCSDVMMTIRRSPVPVVCPIQGLATAAGFQLAMSTDFPIVLPDTQFALPGAKIGLPCTSPSTAISRRFPAAATYRLLATAEPIKASDYPDAVDVVKVSPGEDPEEALEKRVAAVIERLASMSPQQQAVGKWAYWSQFGFGKTYGDGYDQATQFAARVMALHAKSEDAKEGIAAFLEKREAVWISNGEHEAEETTVDDASATKIADPVTEAEIATPETDGDRPPTTDRS; translated from the exons ATGCCGTTCCCAAAACTCCCCCCAAGAGTCGCCTACATCCGTCTCTCAAACCCCACCAAGCGCAACGCCCTCAGCATCCCCGTGCTCAAAGACCTCAAGTCCCAGCTCGACAGCGCCCTCACGTTACGACCTACCAGGCGAATGGGCCTGCTCCCCAAATTCACCCCTAACGCTCTCGAAGAGCTCGAAGAGGCCTTACAAGATCCGACCTCGAAGCAATGGAAGCGTTGGGGCTGGCTCGTCAGCGCATCTGAATGGAAGAAACAACGTGTTGGTGCACCTGATGTTCTGGTCCTTAGAAGCGAAGGGCCTGTCTTCTCATCAGGCCATGATCTCAAAGAGCTGTCTAAGATGAGTCGGGATGATGTCAAGACTCTGTTTAACCTTTGCTCCGATGTCATGATGACCATTCGGAGGAGCCCTGTCCCAGTTGTTTGTCCAATCCAAGGGCTTGCGACAGCTGCTGGATTCCAACTTGCCATGAGCACCGACTTCCCTATTGTTCTACCAGACACCCAATTTGCTCTCCCAGGAGCAAAGATCGGATTACCATGCACTAGTCCCTCAACAGCAATTTCACGACGTTTTCCCGCCGCGGCGACATATCGACTCCTCGCCACAGCAGAACCAATCAAAGCATCAGACTACCCAGACGCCGTCGACGTTGTCAAAGTCTCACCAGGCGAAGATCCAGAGGAGGCTCTTGAAAAACGTGTGGCAGCTGTGATTGAGCGGCTAGCTTCAATGTCgcctcagcagcaggctGTAGGAAAATGGGCATACTGGTCGCAGTTTGGATTTGGAAAAACGTATGGTGATGGATACGATCAGGCTACCCAATTTGCGGCTAGAGTTATGGCGCTGCATGCCAAGAGTGAGGATGCTAAGGAGGGTATTGCTGCGTTTTTGGAGAAAAGGGAGGCGGTCTGGATAAGTAATGGTGAACATGAGGCGGAGGAGACGACggttgatgatgcttctgCAACTAAAATCGCCGATCCTGTTACCGAGG CTGAGATCGCGACTCCCGAGACTGACGGAGATCGTCCTCCCACGACAGATCGTAGCTAA